The sequence below is a genomic window from Candidatus Terasakiella magnetica.
TGGCGCTATCTCAAAAGATGATCTGGAACGCTTGCGCGGCACGGCTGATGCGGCCTCGCTTCGCCTGCGTTTTCATGATGCGGATCTTCATCGCGCAAAAATGCCCAGTGACCAAAACGCCCGTGAGGTGTTTGAACTGGTTGAACAGGTCCGTGTAGAATCCCTAGGCTCGCGCCGTATGAAAGGGGTGGCGCAAAACCTGCGCACGCTTTTGGATATCCGCTGTATGGAAAACGGTTGGGGCAACGCTTTAAACCGTGAAGATATCCCCATGGCCCATGGGCTGGCCCTTTTGGTGCGCGAACGTCTAACCGGACGGGAACTGCCAGCGGTGGCAAAAAAAGCTGCTGACATGTGGCGCCCGTTTTTAGAAGAACATGGCGAGACCATCCTTGAAGGACTAGCCGCCAACGCAGATGATCAAAAAGCCTATGGGGAGGCGGTATATCGTTTCCTCGAAGAGCTTGAACTGATGGAACCGCCAAGTGGGGAGCAGGATGAGGAAGAGCAATCCTCTGATGCCCAAGAAACTGAAGGTGAAGACAGCCCGTCGGATCAAGACCTTGAAAGTGTCGGTTCTGGTGCGGAAATGGGTGATGACATGGATATGCCGTCTTCACCCAGTGATGATATGGGCTCCATGGATGGGGAGTCTGAAGAAGGTGAGGAAGAAGAACAATCTTCAGGCCAAGGTGAAGAAGCCCCTGCTGGCCCCACAAGCCGCCAAAACTGGTGGGACCCTGAGCAGGCCATTGAAATTGATTATAAAGCCTATACCACCGAATATGACGAAGAAGTCGAAGCCGATGATCTGGCAGATGAGGAAGAGCTTGAACGGCTTCGACGCCAGCTGGATATGCAACTGGCAAATCTGCAAGGTGTGGTCGCGCGTATCGCCAACCGTTTGCAACGTCGCTTAATGGCGCAACAACAGCGCTCTTGGGATTTTGACCTTGAAGAAGGTTTGCTCGATTCCTCACGTTTGGCACGTATCGTGGCAAACCCGACCCATTCGCTTTCTTATAAATGGGAAAAAGAAACCGAGTTTCGTGACACGGTTGTTTCTTTGTTGATTGATAATTCCGGCTCCATGCGCGGGCGCCCCATTACGGTGGCGGCGATCAGTGCAGATATTCTGGCCCGCACGTTAGAGCGGTGCGGGGTCAAGGTTGAAGTGCTTGGCTTTACCACCAAGGCGTGGAAAGGTGGACGCTCGCGAGAAAAATGGATGAGCGAGGGTAAATTACCTAACCCGGGTCGCTTAAATGATTTGCGCCATGTGGTTTATAAGCCAGCTGATGTGCCATGGCGTCGCGCCAAAAACAATATGGGCTTGATGCTTAAAGAAGGTCTTCTTAAAGAGAATATCGATGGAGAGTCTTTATTGTGGGCCTATAAGCGATTGATGGTGCGCCCGGAAGATCGCAAAATCCTCATGGTGATTTCTGATGGGGCACCTGTGGATGATTCCACATTGTCGTCAAACCCGGGGAGCTACCTTGAAGCCCATCTTCGTGAAGTGATTGAATGGATGGAGACCAAAACACCGGTGCAGCTCACCGCCATTGGGATCGGCCATGATGTAACACGCTATTATCGAAATGCGGTGACGTTAAGTAATCCGGAAGATTTGGGCGGAACCATCTTGCAAAATCTGGCTGACCTGTTTGATGCCAAACTGGATAGTCTGCATTTAAGGGGATAGGCATTTGAAATTCTGGCTCATTCTGTTTCTTTTTATGTCACGCGCTGTGTGGGCGGAACCGATCAAGGTATGGAAAGAGGATGTAGCCTTTGCCCCTTTTAAAACCGAGCATGTGGAACTGCTTTCCATTGTAGAGCTTACCTCATTTGATAAACGCTTTGGCGGGCTTTCCAGCCTGATGATTAAGGATGATGAGATCATCAGCACAGGGGACCACGGTCATCTGTTTCGTTTTTCCAGACAGGATATGGGCCAATGTGATGTGGTGGCTTTGCGCGACCTAAAAGGAAAGCGTCTTAAAAAGAAAAAACAGCGCGATAGCGAAAGTCTGACCTTAGATGAAACAGGGCGGCTTCTCATTTCCTTTGAGCGCAATCACCGTATCCTGCCTTATAGCGGTGAGGGAAAAATTGTAGGTGATCCTATCCCTTTACCCTCAGCTGTTGAAGGGCTGCCAAATAATGGCGGCTTGGAAGCGATTGAAACGCTCAGTGATGGTCGTTTGGTTATTGT
It includes:
- a CDS encoding cobaltochelatase CobT-related protein: MQEEIRDLLKRVTTATVRSFSGEPELMVNYSPAAATVSKTAVRLPLPSRGAISKDDLERLRGTADAASLRLRFHDADLHRAKMPSDQNAREVFELVEQVRVESLGSRRMKGVAQNLRTLLDIRCMENGWGNALNREDIPMAHGLALLVRERLTGRELPAVAKKAADMWRPFLEEHGETILEGLAANADDQKAYGEAVYRFLEELELMEPPSGEQDEEEQSSDAQETEGEDSPSDQDLESVGSGAEMGDDMDMPSSPSDDMGSMDGESEEGEEEEQSSGQGEEAPAGPTSRQNWWDPEQAIEIDYKAYTTEYDEEVEADDLADEEELERLRRQLDMQLANLQGVVARIANRLQRRLMAQQQRSWDFDLEEGLLDSSRLARIVANPTHSLSYKWEKETEFRDTVVSLLIDNSGSMRGRPITVAAISADILARTLERCGVKVEVLGFTTKAWKGGRSREKWMSEGKLPNPGRLNDLRHVVYKPADVPWRRAKNNMGLMLKEGLLKENIDGESLLWAYKRLMVRPEDRKILMVISDGAPVDDSTLSSNPGSYLEAHLREVIEWMETKTPVQLTAIGIGHDVTRYYRNAVTLSNPEDLGGTILQNLADLFDAKLDSLHLRG
- a CDS encoding esterase-like activity of phytase family protein → MKFWLILFLFMSRAVWAEPIKVWKEDVAFAPFKTEHVELLSIVELTSFDKRFGGLSSLMIKDDEIISTGDHGHLFRFSRQDMGQCDVVALRDLKGKRLKKKKQRDSESLTLDETGRLLISFERNHRILPYSGEGKIVGDPIPLPSAVEGLPNNGGLEAIETLSDGRLVIVGEGRKRDEEISLWIEGHDKKSWEKKTITRIDEFRPTGLTRLPGRDRLVLLERYYAPITGVRLRLSYLDGITGKRGDILAKLGPPTPLDNFEGIAAYQEDNGQVRLMLISDDNFSILQRTLVMTLGLR